In one Streptomyces sp. NBC_00597 genomic region, the following are encoded:
- a CDS encoding glutamine amidotransferase has product MSDNSLRLVWVYPDLLSTYGDQGNALVVERRARQRGLDVQRVDVRSDQPIPTSGDIYLIGGGEDRPQRLAAERLLRDGGLERAVSNGAIVFSVCAGYQILGNEFVNDMGERQEGLGLLDVVTVRGEGERCVGDVLADIDPRLNLPQLTGFENHQGVTHLGPSAKAFARTRLGRGNGTGDGTEGAYNDTVFGTYMHGPVMARNPQIADLLLKLALDVNALPPIDDRWYEALRTERISAATQPA; this is encoded by the coding sequence ATGAGCGACAACAGCCTGCGTCTGGTGTGGGTCTACCCCGACCTGCTGAGCACGTACGGAGACCAGGGCAACGCCCTCGTGGTGGAGCGCCGGGCGCGCCAGCGCGGCCTGGACGTGCAGCGCGTGGACGTGCGCAGCGACCAGCCCATCCCCACCTCGGGCGACATCTACCTGATCGGCGGCGGTGAGGACCGGCCGCAGCGGCTCGCCGCGGAGCGTCTGCTGCGCGACGGCGGTCTGGAGCGGGCCGTCTCGAACGGGGCGATCGTCTTTTCCGTCTGTGCCGGCTACCAGATCCTCGGCAACGAGTTCGTCAACGACATGGGCGAGCGCCAGGAGGGCCTCGGCCTGCTGGACGTGGTCACCGTGCGCGGCGAGGGCGAGCGGTGCGTCGGCGACGTCCTGGCGGACATCGACCCGCGCCTGAACCTGCCGCAGCTGACCGGCTTCGAGAACCACCAGGGCGTCACGCACCTCGGCCCGAGCGCGAAGGCGTTCGCCCGCACCCGCCTGGGCCGCGGCAACGGCACGGGCGACGGCACCGAGGGCGCGTACAACGACACGGTCTTCGGCACGTACATGCACGGCCCCGTCATGGCCCGCAACCCGCAGATCGCGGACCTGCTGCTGAAGCTGGCCCTCGACGTGAACGCGCTGCCGCCCATCGACGACCGGTGGTACGAGGCGCTGCGCACCGAGCGCATTTCGGCGGCCACGCAGCCCGCGTAA
- a CDS encoding SRPBCC family protein, giving the protein MPGIRIVHRTPLPPAEAWRRLTDWERHGAQVPLTRTIIETAPPTRAGTRFTARTGVGRITFDDPMEVVLWRPPADASPGLARLEKRGRTVTGWAEIGVGPGPAGGSVVEWREELRVRGLGRPFDPLVAVAGKLLFSRALARMLRG; this is encoded by the coding sequence ATGCCCGGTATCCGGATCGTTCACCGAACGCCGCTCCCGCCCGCCGAGGCGTGGCGGCGGCTGACGGACTGGGAACGCCACGGCGCACAGGTCCCGCTCACGCGGACGATCATCGAGACGGCGCCGCCCACGCGCGCCGGAACGCGCTTCACGGCGCGCACCGGCGTGGGCAGGATCACGTTCGACGACCCCATGGAAGTCGTGCTCTGGCGCCCCCCTGCCGACGCGTCGCCGGGGCTGGCCCGGCTGGAGAAGCGCGGCCGCACGGTCACGGGCTGGGCGGAGATCGGGGTGGGCCCCGGTCCGGCCGGCGGGTCGGTGGTGGAGTGGCGCGAGGAACTGCGCGTACGCGGGCTGGGGCGCCCCTTCGATCCGCTCGTCGCGGTGGCCGGCAAGCTGCTGTTCTCCCGGGCCCTCGCCCGAATGCTGCGGGGGTGA
- the def gene encoding peptide deformylase encodes MRQRPIPGTAGLVRTMSLLGDPVLRSTCAEVTEFGPALDRLIEDMFATMYAADGVGLAANQIGVGQRVFVYDCPDDEDVRHVGHIVNPRLVATDGDEFRGPEGCLSLPGLEAGTVRFDRAVVEGVTSAGAPLRIEGTGFFARCLQHECDHLDGTVYADRVTGLRARRLRRAIRRTPWGARAGAAAQD; translated from the coding sequence ATGCGACAGCGCCCCATTCCCGGTACCGCCGGCCTCGTCCGCACCATGAGCCTGCTCGGCGATCCGGTGCTCCGCTCAACCTGCGCGGAGGTCACCGAATTCGGCCCGGCCCTCGACCGGCTCATCGAGGACATGTTCGCGACGATGTACGCCGCCGACGGCGTCGGCCTCGCGGCGAACCAGATCGGCGTCGGGCAGCGGGTGTTCGTGTACGACTGCCCCGACGACGAGGACGTGCGCCACGTCGGGCACATCGTGAACCCGCGCCTGGTGGCGACCGACGGGGACGAGTTCCGCGGCCCCGAGGGCTGCCTGTCGCTGCCCGGCCTGGAGGCGGGCACGGTCCGCTTCGACCGTGCCGTCGTCGAAGGGGTCACCTCCGCGGGTGCGCCCCTACGGATCGAGGGCACCGGGTTCTTCGCCCGCTGCCTCCAGCACGAGTGCGACCACCTCGACGGCACGGTCTACGCGGACCGGGTCACCGGGCTGCGCGCCCGGCGGCTGCGGCGGGCGATCCGCAGGACGCCGTGGGGCGCGCGGGCCGGGGCGGCCGCGCAGGACTGA
- a CDS encoding TetR family transcriptional regulator: protein METTQQTGEPGAAERRRRELLEAADRVVLRDGPKASMNAIAAEAGITKPILYRHFGDKAGLYQALAVRHTDALLDSLRAALDAPAERRNRVESTLDTYLAAIEARPQVYRFLMHPAEDSHAAERGFDVGLHSAPLLRRLGEELAQVIGERVDLGPGGERMARIWGHGIVGMMHAAGDWWLGERPCERAELVAGLTDLLWGRLATAGNRADGPGF, encoded by the coding sequence ATGGAGACAACCCAACAGACCGGAGAACCGGGAGCGGCCGAACGCCGCAGGCGGGAGCTGCTCGAAGCGGCCGACAGGGTCGTCCTCCGGGACGGCCCAAAGGCGTCCATGAACGCCATCGCGGCGGAAGCCGGCATCACGAAGCCCATCCTGTACCGGCACTTCGGCGACAAGGCCGGGCTCTACCAGGCCCTGGCCGTCCGGCACACCGACGCCCTGCTCGACTCTCTGCGCGCCGCGCTCGACGCCCCGGCCGAGCGCCGCAACCGCGTGGAGTCCACCCTCGACACCTATCTCGCGGCCATCGAGGCCCGCCCGCAGGTGTACCGGTTCCTGATGCACCCGGCCGAGGACTCGCACGCCGCCGAACGGGGCTTCGACGTGGGCCTGCACTCGGCCCCGCTGCTGCGCCGGCTCGGCGAGGAGCTCGCCCAGGTGATCGGCGAACGCGTGGACCTCGGCCCCGGCGGCGAACGCATGGCCCGGATCTGGGGCCACGGCATCGTCGGCATGATGCACGCCGCCGGCGACTGGTGGCTCGGCGAGCGCCCGTGCGAGCGCGCGGAGTTGGTCGCCGGACTCACCGACCTGCTGTGGGGCCGCCTGGCCACGGCCGGTAACCGCGCGGACGGCCCGGGCTTCTAG
- a CDS encoding MurT ligase domain-containing protein, protein MAGNTEPLSPRAKLAVTAGKAAAAVSRAAGRGSGSVIGGKVALKLDPDLLGALAQHLDVVLVSATNGKTTTTRLIAEALRASGPVVSNALGANMPAGITSALAGGSEAKYGVIEVDEKYLAGVARDVTPKVIALLNLSRDQLDRAAETRMLAEKWREGLQGSKAVIVANCDDPLIVWSASSSQNVVWVAAGQEWKDDAWSCPSCGGVMQRPGDDWFCGECGFRRPTPSWVLSGDHVLDPHGSAWPIHLQLPGRANKANAATSAAVAAVFGVPPQVALERMYQVQAVAGRYDVVTFQGRELRLLLAKNPAGWLETFSLIDPPPTPVILSVNARGADGTDTSWLWDVDYPRLAGHPIFVIGDRKLDLAVRLEVAGLDFRVCETLDEAVQLAPPGQIELIANYTAFQDVRRRVGN, encoded by the coding sequence ATGGCAGGCAACACAGAGCCGCTTTCGCCGCGGGCCAAGCTGGCCGTGACGGCGGGCAAGGCCGCGGCGGCGGTGTCGCGGGCCGCGGGACGCGGAAGCGGATCGGTGATCGGTGGCAAGGTCGCACTCAAACTCGACCCCGATCTCCTCGGAGCGCTCGCGCAGCATCTCGACGTCGTCCTCGTCTCTGCGACGAACGGCAAGACCACGACGACGCGACTGATCGCCGAGGCCCTGCGGGCCAGCGGTCCGGTCGTGTCCAACGCCCTCGGGGCCAACATGCCGGCCGGCATCACCTCCGCCCTCGCGGGCGGTTCGGAGGCCAAGTACGGCGTCATCGAGGTGGACGAGAAGTACCTCGCCGGGGTGGCCCGGGACGTCACCCCCAAGGTGATCGCCCTGCTGAACCTCTCCCGCGACCAGCTGGACCGCGCCGCCGAGACCCGCATGCTCGCGGAGAAGTGGCGCGAGGGCCTCCAGGGCTCCAAGGCCGTCATCGTCGCGAACTGCGACGACCCGCTCATCGTGTGGTCGGCCTCGTCCTCGCAGAACGTGGTGTGGGTCGCCGCCGGTCAGGAGTGGAAGGACGACGCCTGGTCGTGCCCCTCCTGCGGTGGCGTCATGCAGCGCCCCGGCGACGACTGGTTCTGCGGCGAGTGCGGCTTCCGGCGCCCCACCCCGAGCTGGGTGCTGTCCGGGGACCACGTGCTGGACCCGCACGGCAGCGCCTGGCCGATCCACCTCCAGCTGCCCGGCCGCGCCAACAAGGCGAACGCCGCCACCTCGGCCGCCGTCGCCGCCGTCTTCGGCGTGCCGCCGCAGGTCGCGCTGGAGCGGATGTACCAGGTGCAGGCCGTCGCCGGCCGCTACGACGTGGTCACCTTCCAGGGCCGTGAGCTGCGCCTGCTGCTCGCGAAGAACCCGGCGGGCTGGCTCGAAACGTTTTCGCTGATCGACCCGCCGCCGACTCCGGTGATCCTTTCGGTGAACGCGCGCGGGGCCGACGGCACCGACACGTCCTGGCTGTGGGACGTGGACTACCCGCGTCTGGCCGGGCACCCGATCTTCGTGATCGGCGACCGCAAGCTGGACCTGGCGGTCCGCCTTGAGGTCGCGGGCCTGGACTTCCGGGTGTGCGAGACCCTCGACGAGGCCGTGCAGCTGGCGCCGCCCGGGCAGATCGAGCTGATCGCCAACTACACCGCCTTCCAGGACGTGCGCCGCCGCGTCGGCAACTAG
- a CDS encoding acyl-CoA dehydrogenase family protein, whose amino-acid sequence MAEFTMELNDDQKQVRDWIHGFAADVIRPAAAEWDEREETPWPVIQEAAKVGIYSLDFYAQQFFDPTGLGIPMAMEELFWGDAGIALSIVGTGLAAIGVVANGTEEQIGTWIPQMYGTPDDVKVAAFCSSEPDAGSDVGSMRTRAVYDQAKDEWVLNGTKTWATNGGIANVHIVVAVVDPELGTKGHASFIVPPNTPGLSQGQKFKKHGIRASHTAEVVLEDVRVPGSCLLGGKDKLDERLARARERARVGGGERVKNAAMATFEASRPAVGAMAVGTARAAYEVALDYAKTRTQFGRPIIDNQGVAFQLADMRTQIDAARLLVWRASWMAVAGKPFTSAEGSMSKLFASEMSKKVTAQAVQILGGNGYTREYPVERMHRDSAIYTIFEGTSEIQRLVIARTISDMPIR is encoded by the coding sequence ATGGCGGAGTTCACCATGGAGCTCAATGACGACCAGAAGCAGGTGCGGGACTGGATCCACGGCTTCGCGGCCGATGTGATCCGCCCCGCCGCCGCGGAATGGGACGAGCGCGAAGAGACTCCGTGGCCCGTCATCCAGGAGGCCGCGAAGGTCGGGATCTACTCGCTCGACTTCTATGCCCAGCAGTTCTTCGACCCTACCGGCCTCGGCATCCCGATGGCCATGGAAGAGCTGTTCTGGGGTGACGCCGGCATCGCCCTGTCGATCGTGGGCACCGGGCTCGCCGCCATCGGCGTCGTCGCCAACGGCACCGAGGAGCAGATCGGCACCTGGATCCCGCAGATGTACGGGACCCCCGACGACGTCAAGGTCGCCGCGTTCTGCTCCTCCGAGCCGGACGCCGGATCCGACGTCGGCTCGATGCGCACGCGAGCCGTCTACGACCAGGCCAAGGACGAGTGGGTGCTGAACGGCACCAAGACGTGGGCGACCAACGGCGGCATCGCCAACGTCCACATCGTCGTCGCCGTCGTCGACCCGGAGCTCGGCACCAAGGGCCACGCGTCCTTCATCGTGCCGCCGAACACCCCGGGCCTGTCCCAGGGCCAGAAGTTCAAGAAGCACGGCATCCGGGCCTCGCACACCGCTGAGGTGGTCCTGGAGGACGTGCGCGTCCCCGGCTCGTGCCTGCTCGGCGGCAAGGACAAGCTGGACGAGCGGCTCGCGCGGGCCCGCGAGCGGGCCAGGGTCGGCGGGGGCGAGCGCGTGAAGAACGCGGCCATGGCCACCTTCGAGGCCTCCCGCCCGGCGGTCGGCGCCATGGCCGTCGGCACTGCGCGCGCGGCGTACGAGGTCGCCCTCGACTACGCCAAGACCCGTACGCAGTTCGGTCGTCCGATCATCGACAACCAGGGCGTGGCCTTCCAGCTCGCCGACATGCGGACCCAGATCGACGCGGCCCGGCTGCTGGTGTGGCGGGCCTCGTGGATGGCGGTCGCGGGCAAGCCCTTCACCTCGGCGGAGGGCTCCATGTCGAAGCTGTTCGCGAGCGAGATGTCCAAGAAGGTCACCGCCCAGGCGGTCCAGATCCTCGGTGGCAACGGCTACACCCGCGAGTACCCGGTGGAGCGCATGCACCGCGACAGCGCGATCTACACCATCTTCGAGGGCACCAGCGAGATCCAGCGTCTGGTGATCGCCCGCACGATCTCGGACATGCCGATCCGCTAG
- a CDS encoding DUF5999 family protein has protein sequence MCSHQPPCPSADDADHDAARTVAFRPEQGWSLLCNGLVIFDDTGELLPDGRAVEPRRPALV, from the coding sequence ATGTGCTCCCACCAGCCCCCCTGCCCGTCCGCCGACGACGCCGATCACGACGCCGCCCGCACCGTGGCCTTCCGACCCGAACAGGGTTGGAGTCTGCTCTGCAACGGCCTGGTGATCTTCGACGATACCGGCGAGCTGCTTCCCGACGGCCGTGCGGTGGAACCCCGCCGCCCGGCCCTGGTCTGA
- a CDS encoding NB-ARC domain-containing protein, whose translation MFGEYAFNRQQPDSTEPDDDSEPDPAVLPGNLPPDTAAFIGRERELAELHCLLRSRRLTTLTGVGGVGKSRLALRAVTDPEQARPDGVWWVELSPLRDPGLLTMTVAHAVGLADHSARPLDEELCAWMADRELLLVLDTCEHIVAECRHLVGELLQSSPGLTVLITSREPLDSPCEKVVEVCPLPCEGPDSDALALFRARAVAATPQAAAAFDDPGRAALAAEVCRRLDGIPLALELAGARLRLWTMEQMAQRLGARFAVLSDTRPVVQHRHRHRTMRTAIGWSHELCEPVERLLWARLSVFTGDFDVAAARAVCAGGPLPASRVERVLAGLVAKSVVRRSLERGAGARYRMLDTIREYGHDWLAELGEVQTVADRHAHWYAALTQAADRGWLSPHQVDWYRRMTAEHAQLRTALEHLLGADPAAALEMAGALWFFWFSCGHVHEGRGFLERALRTAPGTGAAHTQALWALGLTALLQGDMDAARELGGECTREAARLADPERELRAAYLRAVSLLMPGDPVRALELAGPRARAGHGGRTSGPGWLLCRLATSYALCDLGRFEEAAEEARGLREACAELGERWLRAYADYVLALAALGLGHHGEAARHVRAMLSGKRLLGDRFGIALGLDLLAAAVAALGDGELAARLLGTGHAWWRTVGRPQMGSPSLTALRDQGERQARAAIGDDAYEAAFLGGTTASTG comes from the coding sequence GTGTTCGGTGAGTACGCGTTCAACAGACAACAGCCGGATTCCACGGAGCCCGACGACGATTCCGAGCCGGATCCCGCGGTCCTCCCGGGGAACCTGCCGCCCGACACGGCGGCCTTCATCGGCCGGGAGAGGGAACTCGCGGAACTCCACTGCCTGTTGCGTTCCCGCAGGCTGACCACCCTGACCGGGGTGGGCGGCGTCGGCAAGTCCCGCCTCGCCCTGCGGGCCGTGACCGACCCCGAACAGGCCCGGCCCGACGGGGTGTGGTGGGTGGAGCTCTCGCCCCTGCGCGACCCCGGCCTGCTCACGATGACCGTCGCCCACGCCGTCGGCCTCGCCGACCACTCCGCACGCCCCCTCGACGAGGAGCTGTGCGCCTGGATGGCCGACCGGGAACTGCTCCTCGTCCTCGACACCTGCGAACACATCGTGGCCGAATGCCGCCACCTCGTGGGTGAACTCCTCCAGTCCTCACCCGGGCTGACGGTCCTGATCACCTCCCGCGAACCGCTCGACAGCCCCTGCGAGAAGGTCGTCGAGGTCTGCCCGCTGCCCTGCGAGGGACCCGACAGCGACGCCCTCGCCCTGTTCCGCGCACGCGCGGTGGCCGCGACCCCACAGGCCGCGGCCGCCTTCGACGACCCCGGCCGGGCCGCGCTCGCGGCCGAGGTGTGCCGCCGCCTCGACGGGATCCCGCTGGCCCTCGAACTCGCCGGAGCGCGGCTGCGGTTGTGGACGATGGAACAGATGGCGCAGCGTCTCGGCGCCCGCTTCGCCGTGCTGTCCGACACCCGGCCCGTGGTCCAACACCGGCACAGGCACCGGACGATGCGGACCGCGATCGGCTGGAGCCACGAGCTGTGCGAGCCGGTGGAACGGCTGTTGTGGGCCCGACTGTCCGTCTTCACGGGGGACTTCGACGTCGCCGCGGCCCGGGCGGTGTGCGCGGGCGGTCCGCTCCCGGCCTCCCGGGTGGAGCGGGTGCTCGCGGGCCTGGTCGCGAAGTCCGTCGTGCGGCGCTCGCTGGAGCGGGGCGCCGGCGCCCGCTACCGGATGCTGGACACCATCCGCGAGTACGGCCACGACTGGCTGGCCGAGCTCGGCGAGGTGCAGACCGTCGCCGACCGGCACGCCCACTGGTACGCGGCGCTCACCCAGGCCGCCGACCGGGGCTGGCTGAGCCCGCACCAGGTGGACTGGTACCGCAGGATGACCGCCGAGCACGCACAGCTACGGACGGCGCTGGAGCACCTCCTGGGCGCCGACCCGGCGGCCGCGCTCGAAATGGCAGGGGCCCTGTGGTTCTTCTGGTTCTCCTGCGGGCACGTGCACGAGGGCCGGGGCTTCCTCGAAAGGGCCCTGCGCACGGCCCCCGGCACGGGCGCCGCGCACACCCAGGCCCTGTGGGCCCTCGGACTGACCGCCCTGCTCCAGGGTGACATGGACGCGGCCCGCGAACTGGGCGGGGAGTGCACCCGCGAGGCGGCCCGGCTGGCGGATCCCGAGCGGGAGCTGCGCGCGGCGTACCTGCGCGCGGTGTCGCTGCTGATGCCCGGGGACCCCGTACGGGCGCTGGAGCTGGCGGGCCCCCGGGCGCGGGCCGGTCACGGCGGCCGCACCAGCGGCCCGGGCTGGCTGCTGTGCCGGCTGGCCACCAGCTACGCCCTGTGCGACCTGGGGCGCTTCGAGGAGGCCGCCGAGGAGGCGCGGGGACTGCGGGAAGCCTGCGCGGAACTGGGCGAGCGCTGGCTGCGGGCGTACGCCGACTACGTGCTGGCCCTCGCGGCGCTCGGGCTCGGCCACCACGGGGAGGCGGCACGCCACGTGCGGGCGATGCTCTCCGGCAAGCGGCTGCTCGGAGACCGGTTCGGCATCGCGCTCGGCCTGGACCTGCTCGCTGCGGCGGTGGCGGCCCTGGGCGACGGGGAACTCGCGGCCCGGCTGCTGGGCACCGGGCACGCCTGGTGGCGCACGGTCGGCCGGCCGCAGATGGGCTCACCCTCGCTGACGGCCCTGCGGGACCAGGGCGAGCGGCAGGCCCGCGCGGCGATCGGGGACGATGCCTACGAGGCCGCGTTCCTGGGTGGAACCACGGCGTCCACCGGCTGA